The DNA sequence GGAGTGCAAATGGTTTGTCCAAATCCTACCTGTACAAAATGATATTATGTGAAATGTTTGAATATCTTATATTGAAATTTAGattctctaaattttgaattttcactttagAGAGAAAAGTATGATCTCTCATCTTTGAATAGTTTCTCGCTcatattttctcttgatcccaCTTATGAAATAAATTGTGAAAGATCACATTTTAtcctctaaagtgaaattcaaaattcCGATGATCCAAATCCCTTATACTGTTATTAACTATTGAAGCATAAAATAACATAAGAGAGAAATGCTCAAATGAGTTGGACTACCAAAAGAGGATTTATTGGAACCCATTCTTCCCTTGGAAGCCATCTTTGCAATGCTTCTCTTGTTTCTTCGGGTGTTAGTGTTTTCTACCAAAATGGAAGAGGATTAGTTAGTGACTTTCAATTGTGACCAAAGTAGAAGAAGACAATAaatccaagccacacaaaagaacaaCCAATTATTGCTGAATAACATGCTGCAAAAGTAATAGGCTATGATGTTTACATTCTCGTACTCTTTTAACATATGAATAATATTGATggcatatatatttttatatgagtTTGATTGCCATGCATCGACAATGTACGAGTTTTACACAGAAATCAAATCAGATGCTACCACGTAGACAAACGTCGTATCCTTCCTAGATAATGGATGTGGAACTTAGTCACTTTTGTCACATGGTTTGAGAACATATAAATGAGATGACAAAATGTGATGCGTCCATATGTAAAGGAACCTGTTTTGTGCTGGGTCTAGACACCCATCCAAGTCGATTGCAGATGCGGTGGACATGAGTATCAACACATATTCCTTGAACATTGTTCCATCCAACATTCATGACCTGTAAGGGCAGTAATAACATGAACTTCAGAAAAACTAAGGAAGGGTACTTCTTGAATTATGAAAGCCATTAAACATACCAAATGAGCCATCTTAGGACCTATGCCTGGAAGTAAGAGTAATTGCTCAATTGTGCTAGGTATGTCTCCATCATACTTCATGAGACAAATGTTTGCGATTTTTTTCAAGTTGGTGGCTTTTCTTGTATAGAACCCAACCTTGAAATAAACAATAACCAAATATACAAGCATAGATTCAATTGATGCAGCACAATAATAGACATAGAAGAAGTTGATGTGATAATGTGCAAATTAAGGATATGTTGACCACCCAAAAATATGATCCTTAAGATGCCATAAAGACAAAACTACTAGAATCACAAGACAGGAAGTATCTTTAAAACGAAAAAAGAAACATACAGGGTAAAGCATCTTTTTGATGGTTTCTTCATCAGCATTGTTGATTGCGTCAGGGGTAAGTAGGCCATTTTCAAGAAGACGTTGGATTGCTCCTATTCTTAAAAACACATTTGTAACTTGAAACATTTTCATACGCATGTAAAAATATTACGATAAAAGAGTATATGTACTCACCATGAGTAACATGATCTTTGGTTTGGCTTGACAAAAGAGAAGAAACTAGGACAGCAAATCTTCTttcctaattaaacacaaaagaatTCAGACAGTAGTAAGCTATTTTCGTATCATGCTCCATACAGTACATTTTGGTTAAGGAATTACAATGCACCCAAAATCACTACAATTCAAGACAAATTATCATgcaccaaaaaaagaaaaggaaacttGTGCAACTAAAAGACAAGGCATCAATTCAGGACTCCAAACGAAACCAGTTTAATCATCATTGTCAATTAGTTGAACACAAACTACCTATGCCTGTTGATGGATTACTATTAGtttatccaaaaaaaaagaaagaaaagaaaaaacattTATCTGTTTTCTTCCTCCCTGCCCCAAATGATTGTGTTGGAAACCATACTCTAACCAAATGTAAATCTCAGAATCATTTTTTCTTAGAACCACCAAGACACAAAATGAATACAGATGAATGTTTCTTTCCCCATTCGTCAAACAGCAGAAGAATACAGAGTTAGACCTTAGGAGGTAGAGTATCGCCAGCTTTCTCACATCCCATAGTGTCTACCGGTGCTTCTGCAGAACACCTCATTCTGCGAATCCCCTCAAGCACCCTTTCCCAGTGTGCAGGTAATTCACCTATACCATACatgaacaaaataatttaagCTTTCTAAACTAAGGATGCTGCCATGCTATCAATGAGAAGCAGCTAAGCTAACCATATTAGCTTCTAATTGATATGTGAAAAATGACAGAAATATTATGTCCATGGTCAACAAATTTTTCAGGTCCCAACTgccaaattaaatttaatacaCTTCACCCAATGCAttcctaataaaaaaaaatggcaTGGAATTTAACAATGATTTGTAAATAGAAAGTTTTTTTCTTCATCATAAAACATCTTACCATTGTGTCTAGGTGAAGTAGCTTCACTTTCCACAAGAGTCGCGTCCAAGCCCAATTCTGATTTACCTGGAAAGGAAAGTTATCATTAAATGAACACAACCCAATAATGAGAATTTGTGGCAAGTGCATTGAGTGACTATCTGAGGCTTATATTTGATACCACTCCAAGCACATAGGAATTACCTCATACACTTGAAAcgtatcatttttttatgagaTACTACAAAGAACTAAAGAAGCTTTAAAAAAAAACACTGCCAATGGCAGTAGCTTAACATAGATTCCAGAATATCAGATATTTTCCCTTTTCTGATTTTGGCATTTTGTCAATGCATTTCTTTTCAAGCTTTCTATAATCACATCATATAAGGACTAATTTATTCACATGTCACTATGGAACAATTAATCATATTGCTAAGGGTATGTTTGTTTGTGACTATAAATGATGTAAACATTTTCATGAATCAGCTTCATCCTACCCGAAGGAGAGACCAAACCAgctgttttcaattcaaacacaTTTCCATAAAGAGAAATGCTTAAGGACcatcaaaatttattgtttttggcCATCACTTTTAGCCATCAATCCAATTCTTTTAATCTAGTAATTCAACAATATACTTTTAGCCTACATTTTTAAACATTGATGGCTAATTAATGGCCAAAACCAACAAATTCTGGTGGCCTCATCTTCCATAAATAGTTGCAGCACTTTTTGATACTAATACTATCCCCTTTTCTGtttttggaaaaaataattttactccTAAGTCCTAAGGAAGGACAAGGCTAgctgttttcaattcaaaaacATTTCCATAAATACTTCCAGAAAATTTGAGAACTTAGCAAACAAGTACTTACTGGATTGAGTAAATGCATTATTTGCTCCACTGTATGCAAAGTCTTCAATTTCAGGAAGGCCAGAACTCTGTTTAAGTAAAAACGGATAAGTGTCATTATCACCATCAAAAGCATAATAAGCATTCAACAAACTGATTTTtaagttgaaaacaaaaataaaacaaaatatggTGACAAGGGTGCACATTATGCAACATTTTTATAGTGATAAAGACACCCATTAACAAATCAATTGCAAAATCAACGACCAATGAAGGAAAAGAATCTAACTTTGTCATGATCACGTGTTGGGGGCTCAAGCTCCTTTTGTTGAAGTGCCACAAGAGTGGTTTTGGGCCTCTTGCTTCTCCTGACAAAGACACGAGCTTTGGACACAGAAGCAGCGTGCGAGGAGGAGTCCGAGGTGGGTGTGTCGGTGTTGGAATTGGAGGGAAGAGATGGCGTTGTTTGAGTCATCAAAAACGAGACTTTGATTCGCCCCAAATCAAAGGATCGAGGTGTAACCGAAAAGACCAACATTTGATTTGAGACTAAACTCTCGGAGCCATTGtgttttagttttattttattttgtttattaatgcaaaataacaatttatattgattgattattcattatttttcaaatttgttattttttatttattttaagagtGACATTGTgcttttttccatttttttttaatcctaACCACAAGTATTTCACCAAGTAAAGGTGATTTATATTCGTgttgaataaaattttattctttcaGTTTTAATGCAAATGTCTATTTATTAGACTTGAATTAAAGGATTTTGATTATGTTAGTGCAACTTCTTTCTTCATtggttaataataataataataataataataataataataataataataatcaataaaacttattatttttgttttataattgacaaacaaatatatttttatactaaattttaaatattaaattttaaattctaatagtttaaaaataaagtgtgaatctaaaatattaataaataaatattgacTCTTA is a window from the Arachis stenosperma cultivar V10309 chromosome 3, arast.V10309.gnm1.PFL2, whole genome shotgun sequence genome containing:
- the LOC130969398 gene encoding endonuclease III homolog 1, chloroplastic isoform X2 — protein: MLVFSVTPRSFDLGRIKVSFLMTQTTPSLPSNSNTDTPTSDSSSHAASVSKARVFVRRSKRPKTTLVALQQKELEPPTRDHDKSSGLPEIEDFAYSGANNAFTQSSKSELGLDATLVESEATSPRHNGELPAHWERVLEGIRRMRCSAEAPVDTMGCEKAGDTLPPKERRFAVLVSSLLSSQTKDHVTHGAIQRLLENGLLTPDAINNADEETIKKMLYPVGFYTRKATNLKKIANICLMKYDGDIPSTIEQLLLLPGIGPKMAHLVMNVGWNNVQGICVDTHVHRICNRLGWVSRPSTKQKTLTPEETREALQRWLPREEWVPINPLLDLDKPFALP
- the LOC130969398 gene encoding endonuclease III homolog 1, chloroplastic isoform X1 produces the protein MLVFSVTPRSFDLGRIKVSFLMTQTTPSLPSNSNTDTPTSDSSSHAASVSKARVFVRRSKRPKTTLVALQQKELEPPTRDHDKSSGLPEIEDFAYSGANNAFTQSSKSELGLDATLVESEATSPRHNGELPAHWERVLEGIRRMRCSAEAPVDTMGCEKAGDTLPPKERRFAVLVSSLLSSQTKDHVTHGAIQRLLENGLLTPDAINNADEETIKKMLYPVGFYTRKATNLKKIANICLMKYDGDIPSTIEQLLLLPGIGPKMAHLVMNVGWNNVQGICVDTHVHRICNRLGWVSRPSTKQKTLTPEETREALQRWLPREEWVPINPLLVGFGQTICTPLRPRCGECGISHLCPSAFKEASNSSPSSKPKKSGANKKR